One window of the Pyrus communis chromosome 17, drPyrComm1.1, whole genome shotgun sequence genome contains the following:
- the LOC137722222 gene encoding ankyrin repeat-containing protein BDA1-like, whose product MDQTLYEASHAGNMLLFSRRNTNGGGGQRDVCFLNKTCFAELRNQGGFTPMHIASANGYLDIVKENLCRFGAAVCHLRGGKRDLTPLHCAAICGRVEILKEIISACPESLEDVTLSGETAFHLAAKNNQVEAIHVLVELTVDSAMITVDMKRKILNMKNVTGNSALHVAITERRHEVVRCLVGSAVTELNDVNESGLTALDLVLRLPKISKSSYAEDKKTEGVLRSGGALRGRDLAAVNWLYMPSKAEARRFGLRKRVTRLGQLSIVY is encoded by the coding sequence ATGGATCAAACACTGTACGAGGCTTCTCATGCAGGAAACATGCTACTGTTCTCGCGCCGAAACACAAATGGCGGTGGCGGCCAGCGTGACGTTTGCTTCCTTAACAAAACCTGCTTCGCCGAATTAAGAAACCAGGGCGGCTTCACTCCGATGCACATAGCGTCTGCAAACGGATACTTGGACATTGTGAAGGAGAATCTTTGCCGCTTTGGAGCGGCAGTCTGCCATCTCAGAGGAGGAAAACGCGACTTGACTCCTCTTCATTGCGCTGCCATCTGCGGCCGCGTTGAAATACTGAAAGAAATCATCTCCGCTTGTCCTGAGAGCCTTGAAGACGTAACCTTAAGCGGAGAGACCGCCTTTCACCTTGCTGCTAAAAACAACCAAGTCGAAGCGATTCATGTTTTGGTGGAACTGACGGTCGACTCAGCAATGATCACGGTAGACATGAAGAGGAAGATCCTTAACATGAAGAACGTAACGGGGAATTCAGCTCTTCACGTCGCCATCACTGAACGGCGGCATGAGGTGGTGAGATGCTTGGTTGGCAGTGCAGTTACGGAATTAAATGATGTGAACGAGTCTGGTCTCACGGCTCTTGATCTGGTGCTGCGTCTCCCCAAGATTAGTAAATCATCGTACGCCGAGGATAAGAAAACGGAGGGTGTTCTTCGCAGCGGGGGAGCTTTGAGAGGGCGAGACTTGGCGGCAGTTAACTGGCTTTACATGCCATCAAAGGCAGAGGCCCGCCGTTTCGGGTTGCGAAAAAGAGTGACACGGCTGGGTCAACTCTCGATCGTTTATTGA
- the LOC137722411 gene encoding probable leucine-rich repeat receptor-like protein kinase At5g63930, whose translation MVKMSYGLLITITVLVVALMVFESEGINDEGRYLLEVKSKLVDRFDHLGSWNSNDFTPCGWRGVNCSNGYNPVVVSLDLNSMNLSGYLSPSIGGLVHLNYLNLSFNELTRILPKDIGNCSSLEVLALNNNKFIGQIPKAIARLSSLRVLNVCNNRLSGPLHEEIGNLSSLSQLIAYSNNLSGILPLSLGNLKRLTTFRVGENLISGSLPAEIGGCVSLEYLGLAQNQLTGEMPKELGMLENLLTLILWGNKLSGVIPKELGNCTNLEILALYENKLVGEIPKELGNIVYLEKLYIYRNMLNGTVPREIGNLALATEIDLSENLLSGEIPVELSKIAGLQLLYLFQNQFTGVIPDEFTSLTNLTKFDLSINFLTGSIPTGFQYLTELIMLQLFNNSLSGVIPQGLGVYSPLWVVDLSENFLTGEVPRHLCRNSNLILLNLGSNRLTGNIPNGITSCKSLVQLRLVGNNLTGTFPSEMCKLVNLSTVVLNQNKFSGAIPPEIGNCRTLQTLHLSDNYFTSELPREIGSLPQLVIFNVSSNSLSGRIPPEFFNCKTLQRLDLSNNNFSDALPSEIGTLSQLELLKLSENNLSGNIPVALGNLVRLTELQMGGNSFSGGIPAELGALSSLQIALNLSFNNLSGEIPLQLGNLILLEFLLLNNNNLTGEIPGSFENLLSLLGCNLSYNALTGPVPQLRLFQNTTVDSFVGNKGLCGGPLGECKTPTSSLSLTPDMVKINPRLGKIIAIIAAAIGGAFLVLIAILVYVKRRPTSVVASLQEKSFTSPVLDMYFCPKAAGFSFQDLVAATENFDESYAIGRGACGTVYKAVLPRGHIVAVKKVVSNREGSNVDNSFHAEILTLGKIRHRNIVKLYGFCYHQGSNLLLYEYMARGSLGELLHGTSCSLDWITRFMIALGAAQGLSYLHHDCKPKIFHRDIKSNNILLDDKFEARVGDFGLAKVIDMPHSETMSAVAGSYGYIAPEYAYTLKVTEKCDIYSYGVVLLELLTGRTPVQSIEEGGDLVTWVRNYFLHHSLSSGLLDARLDLQDEGTVSHMINVLKIALMCTSTSPFDRPTMREVVSMLIGSNEWEGHLESDSSNHDTNSMDNTEP comes from the exons ATGGTGAAAATGTCATATGGTTTGTTGATTACTATAACTGTTCTTGTTGTTGCCCTTATGGTTTTCGAATCCGAGGGGATCAACGATGAGGGTCGATATCTGCTGGAAGTAAAGAGCAAGTTAGTTGATAGATTTGATCATCTTGGTAGTTGGAATTCCAATGATTTCACACCTTGTGGATGGAGAGGTGTGAATTGCAGCAACGGATACAATCCGGTGGTGGTGTCTCTTGACTTGAACTCCATGAATCTTTCAGGTTATTTGTCTCCGAGCATTGGTGGATTGGTTCACCTGAACTATCTTAATCTTTCTTTCAATGAACTGACTCGGATTTTACCTAAAGACATCGGAAATTGTTCGAGTTTGGAGGTTCTAGCTTTGAATAACAATAAGTTTATAGGTCAAATTCCGAAAGCAATAGCTAGACTTTCAAGTTTACGAGTACTGAATGTCTGCAACAATAGATTATCAGGGCCTCTCCATGAAGAAATTGGAAATCTTTCATCCCTGTCCCAGCTGATTGCGTACTCTAACAATCTTAGCGGAATTCTGCCGCTTTCTCTTGGAAATCTCAAAAGATTGACGACTTTCAGGGTGGGGGAGAACTTGATATCCGGAAGCTTGCCTGCAGAGATAGGTGGATGTGTGAGCTTGGAGTATCTTGGTCTAGCGCAAAATCAGTTGACCGGAGAAATGCCTAAGGAGCTCGGGATGCTTGAGAATCTGTTAACTTTAATTCTTTGGGGTAACAAGCTTTCCGGGGTTATTCCAAAGGAGCTTGGCAATTGTACAAATTTGGAAATTCTTGCCCTGTATGAGAACAAGCTTGTGGGAGAGATTCCGAAGGAGCTTGGAAACATTGTGTATCTGGAGAAGTTGTATATTTACAGAAATATGTTGAATGGGACAGTTCCAAGGGAGATTGGCAATCTTGCTCTAGCAACAGAGATTGATCTTTCGGAGAACTTATTGTCGGGAGAGATACCAGTTGAGCTCAGTAAGATAGCGGGATTGCAATTGCTTTATCTTTTCCAGAACCAATTCACAGGTGTTATTCCAGATGAGTTCACAAGTCTTACAAACCTGACTAAGTTCGACCtctctattaattttttaacaggTTCAATTCCTACCGGATTCCAGTACTTGACTGAACTGATCATGCTGCAATTGTTCAACAATTCGCTGAGTGGCGTAATCCCTCAAGGCCTTGGAGTGTATAGCCCGCTTTGGGTGGTTGACTTGTCTGAAAACTTCCTGACAGGGGAAGTTCCTCGTCATCTCTGCAGAAATTCTAACTTGATATTGTTAAATTTGGGGTCTAACAGGCTCACTGGGAATATACCAAACGGCATCACAAGCTGCAAGTCATTGGTGCAGCTTCGTCTAGTTGGAAACAACCTCACGGGGACTTTTCCATCCGAAATGTGCAAACTGGTTAACCTTTCTACGGTGGTGTTGAATCAGAACAAGTTCAGTGGCGCCATTCCTCCGGAAATTGGTAACTGCAGAACTTTGCAAACGCTGCACCTTTCGGACAACTACTTCACATCAGAGTTGCCTAGAGAGATTGGTAGCCTCCCGCAGTTGGTGATCTTTAATGTCTCATCAAATTCTCTTTCTGGAAGGATACCACCCGAATTTTTCAATTGTAAAACACTTCAACGGCTTGATCTTAGCAATAACAACTTTTCAGATGCATTGCCAAGTGAGATAGGAACACTTTCTCAGTTGGAGCTTCTCAAGCTTTCTGAAAACAATCTTTCTGGGAACATACCAGTTGCGCTGGGAAACCTCGTGCGTTTGACTGAGTTACAAATGGGTGGCAACTCATTTTCTGGTGGCATCCCAGCTGAGTTGGGTGCCCTTTCGAGCCTGCAGATTGCGTTAAATCTCAGTTTTAACAACCTCTCTGGCGAGATACCTCTTCAACTTGGGAATCTTATCTTACTGGAATTCCTTCTACTCAATAACAACAATTTGACCGGTGAAATTCCAGGTTCTTTCGAGAATCTTTTGAGTCTACTTGGCTGCAACTTGTCGTACAATGCCTTGACAGGGCCTGTTCCTCAGTTACGGCTCTTTCAGAATACAACTGTTGACAGCTTTGTTGGGAATAAAGGACTCTGTGGCGGTCCTCTTGGTGAATGCAAAACACCAACATCTTCACTCTCTTTGACTCCGGATATGGTGAAGATAAACCCCCGCTTGGGTAAAATCATTGCTATCATTGCAGCAGCTATTGGTGGTGCTTTTCTCGTTTTGATTGCAATCCTTGTATATGTCAAGAGACGTCCCACAAGCGTAGTTGCTTCATTGCAAGAAAAATCATTCACTTCGCCGGTTTTGGATATGTACTTTTGCCCAAAGGCTGCAGGGTTCAGTTTCCAAGACTTGGTTGCGGCAACTGAAAATTTTGATGAGAGCTATGCAATTGGAAGAGGAGCTTGTGGGACCGTGTACAAAGCAGTCTTACCGAGGGGTCATATAGTTGCTGTTAAGAAGGTAGTATCCAACAGGGAGGGGAGCAATGTGGATAACAGTTTCCATGCTGAAATTTTAACTTTAGGAAAAATCAGGCATCGAAATATTGTAAAGCTATACGGCTTCTGCTACCACCAGGGTTCCAATCTTCTGCTTTACGAGTACATGGCAAGAGGCAGCTTGGGAGAATTGCTTCATGGAACATCTTGTAGTCTTGATTGGATAACGAGGTTCATGATTGCTCTTGGGGCTGCTCAGGGTCTCTCTTACTTGCATCATGATTGCAAACCGAAGATCTTTCACCGTGATATAAAGTCCAATAACATTCTTCTTGATGATAAGTTTGAAGCTCGTGTTGGGGATTTCGGGTTGGCAAAGGTGATCGACATGCCACACTCTGAGACTATGTCTGCAGTTGCAGGTTCTTATGGATATATTGCCCCTG AGTATGCATACACTTTGAAGGTCACAGAAAAATGTGACATCTACAGCTACGGAGTAGTCCTTCTGGAGCTGCTGACTGGAAGAACGCCCGTACAGTCGATAGAGGAAGGTGGTGACCTGGTAACGTGGGTAAGAAActattttctgcaccattcttTGTCTTCAGGATTACTCGATGCTCGATTAGATTTACAAGATGAAGGTACTGTCTCTCACATGATTAATGTCTTGAAAATTGCTTTGATGTGCACAAGTACGTCCCCTTTCGACCGCCCGACCATGAGAGAAGTCGTTTCCATGCTTATTGGGTCAAATGAGTGGGAAGGACACCTTGAAAGTGATTCATCAAATCATGATACCAATTCCATGGATAATACTGAACCTTAA